From Caldisericum sp., the proteins below share one genomic window:
- a CDS encoding ABC transporter permease produces the protein MRKINKEYLLILPFFIFLGFFELYPIFNLFVKGFFNDKGVFTLQYYKNIFTVDQYKVAVRNSLLFSTAASLFGGVFGTLVGYFISRLKGNTKNFLLSLYSLPLTLSGLVVAFAFIVLLGRNGVINQLIRMIFNLPKDFYINIYSWPGIVFVYGFFQIPLMTLTMAATFENLDKSLVEAARNLGCTTIQTWKYVIIPSLAPGFISGLSIQFAGMLGAFGTVLALVGGEKNLLSIQIYFQTSESTYNLPQSAALSVTLILIIAVVLSILNAIEKSLKRS, from the coding sequence ATGAGAAAGATTAATAAAGAATACCTTCTTATACTACCATTTTTTATATTCTTAGGCTTTTTTGAATTGTATCCTATATTCAATCTTTTTGTAAAAGGCTTTTTTAACGATAAAGGTGTTTTTACCCTCCAATATTACAAAAATATTTTTACTGTTGACCAGTATAAGGTTGCAGTAAGAAATAGTCTTTTATTTTCAACTGCAGCAAGCCTATTTGGTGGAGTTTTTGGCACTCTGGTTGGTTATTTTATTTCAAGATTAAAAGGTAATACAAAAAACTTTTTGCTTTCCCTATATTCGCTTCCTTTGACTCTTTCAGGGCTTGTCGTTGCTTTTGCATTTATTGTTCTTTTGGGAAGAAACGGCGTAATCAATCAACTCATTAGAATGATCTTTAATTTACCAAAGGACTTTTATATTAATATCTATTCCTGGCCTGGAATTGTTTTTGTTTATGGATTTTTCCAGATACCTCTTATGACGCTTACGATGGCTGCAACCTTTGAGAACCTTGATAAAAGTCTTGTTGAAGCAGCAAGAAATCTTGGTTGCACAACTATTCAGACCTGGAAATATGTAATAATTCCTTCACTTGCTCCAGGCTTTATTTCAGGGCTTAGTATCCAGTTTGCTGGTATGCTTGGTGCTTTTGGAACTGTCCTTGCGCTTGTTGGAGGCGAAAAAAATCTTCTTTCCATCCAAATATATTTCCAAACATCGGAGTCAACCTATAATTTACCTCAATCGGCGGCTCTATCGGTAACTTTGATTTTGATTATTGCGGTTGTTCTATCAATTTTAAATGCGATAGAGAAATCGCTTAAAAGGAGTTAA
- a CDS encoding extracellular solute-binding protein codes for MKKLLVLLVVLVITTSLFAGCKKQTTETGTQTGTNIMDTLAAQAKNEGGVINSYGMPDVWANYGEIYAEFEKLYGIKHQDIDMGSSVVYSRMKEENASKNDVADLKPSYAMKLAEEGYTSDYKVSVWDKIPEGQKGVAPNGSVWQAAYKGTLGFIVNTNIVKKVPHTWAELNDPAYKGLVSYLDPRATGTGVNTVEAISYAMSGDPYNYNAGIDFLVKLHKNGIIASVDPKVDVSKFQRGEVAILINFDYNLLLWRDTLGVPAEVVIPTDGTIATGGGVIMAKNAPHPNTAKLFLEFLFSEKGQQLLAKAYVTPIRSDVQIPPDIAAKFPPKEEYSKVAFIDYKKDNEISNALIDAWAKAVGAH; via the coding sequence ATGAAAAAGTTATTAGTTTTGTTGGTTGTTTTAGTGATTACAACATCTTTGTTTGCGGGATGTAAGAAGCAAACAACTGAAACAGGTACTCAAACTGGAACAAACATAATGGATACACTTGCTGCTCAAGCTAAGAATGAAGGTGGCGTTATTAACTCTTATGGAATGCCTGATGTTTGGGCAAACTATGGGGAAATTTATGCTGAGTTTGAGAAACTCTATGGCATTAAACACCAGGACATCGATATGGGTTCTTCTGTTGTATATTCGAGGATGAAGGAAGAAAATGCATCAAAGAACGATGTTGCAGACCTCAAACCATCCTATGCAATGAAACTTGCGGAAGAAGGATATACAAGCGATTACAAAGTTAGCGTATGGGACAAGATTCCAGAGGGGCAGAAGGGGGTTGCTCCAAATGGTTCAGTATGGCAGGCAGCCTATAAGGGAACTCTTGGGTTTATTGTAAACACAAATATTGTTAAAAAAGTTCCTCATACATGGGCTGAACTTAACGACCCTGCCTATAAAGGGCTTGTAAGTTATCTTGACCCGAGGGCAACAGGAACTGGCGTGAATACGGTCGAGGCAATTTCATATGCAATGTCTGGTGACCCTTACAATTACAATGCAGGTATCGATTTTCTTGTAAAACTCCATAAAAACGGAATTATCGCTTCGGTTGACCCAAAGGTTGATGTAAGTAAGTTCCAAAGGGGCGAGGTTGCTATTCTTATTAACTTCGATTACAACCTTCTTCTCTGGAGAGACACGCTTGGAGTTCCTGCTGAAGTTGTAATTCCAACAGATGGAACCATTGCAACTGGTGGTGGAGTTATAATGGCTAAAAACGCACCTCATCCTAACACTGCAAAACTCTTCCTTGAATTCTTATTCTCAGAAAAAGGACAACAACTTTTAGCAAAGGCATATGTAACACCAATTAGGTCTGATGTCCAAATTCCTCCAGACATTGCTGCAAAATTCCCTCCAAAAGAAGAATACTCAAAGGTTGCATTTATCGACTATAAGAAAGATAATGAGATTTCCAATGCATTGATAGACGCCTGGGCAAAAGCAGTTGGTGCACACTAA
- a CDS encoding sugar phosphate isomerase/epimerase: MIRFGFSYSSFLEKKDYVNLFGEGLRVVEINPLTPKDLVLFLRDIGFEITFHIGFLRGINPSYPVEGIRKEVVKEILREIEYGISFGSSNFTLHGGYVPWFDFLPQSYEEYEEYLSIAMSERRLHVEALRKSVEEIIKTFPQVKIAIENVYFPFELFNNPSELRDFVFSFENLYVTLDFGHAKISSYKIYDYVNELKERIAKLHLHTNDTLYDIHRPIINIDPDFAMSLRSLNDLQTDIVGIIELHRDKNAILTSFKSIKEVLRG; encoded by the coding sequence ATGATTAGATTTGGTTTTTCTTACAGCAGTTTTTTAGAGAAAAAGGACTATGTTAATCTTTTTGGAGAGGGCTTAAGAGTTGTTGAAATAAATCCGCTTACACCAAAAGATCTCGTATTATTTTTGAGAGACATTGGCTTTGAGATCACTTTTCATATTGGCTTTTTAAGGGGAATTAACCCTTCGTATCCTGTTGAAGGTATAAGAAAAGAAGTTGTAAAAGAAATACTGCGAGAAATTGAATATGGAATTTCTTTTGGCTCAAGCAACTTTACTCTGCATGGTGGATATGTTCCGTGGTTTGATTTCCTTCCTCAATCCTACGAAGAATACGAAGAATATTTAAGTATTGCAATGTCAGAAAGGCGTTTACACGTTGAAGCGTTAAGAAAATCCGTAGAAGAAATAATAAAAACTTTTCCACAGGTTAAGATCGCAATTGAGAATGTATATTTCCCGTTTGAACTTTTTAACAATCCTTCTGAATTAAGAGACTTTGTTTTCAGTTTTGAAAATCTTTATGTTACCCTTGACTTTGGACACGCAAAAATCTCTTCTTATAAGATTTACGACTATGTTAATGAGTTAAAGGAAAGGATTGCGAAACTCCACTTGCATACAAATGATACCCTTTATGATATCCATAGACCGATAATAAATATCGATCCCGATTTTGCTATGTCTTTGAGAAGTTTGAATGACTTACAAACTGATATAGTTGGCATTATCGAACTTCATAGAGATAAAAACGCAATTCTTACGAGTTTTAAAAGTATAAAAGAGGTTTTAAGGGGGTGA